The nucleotide sequence GCTCGGCAAACCGGTCACCAAGGTCTTCCGCAACATTGATCCGGTACCGCTGGGCGTGGCTTCCATTGGCCAGGTGCACCGCGCCACCACCCTGCGTGGTGAACAGGTGGTACTGAAAATCCAGAAGCCCGACATCCGCGCCAAGATCGATTCCGACCTGCGTCTGTTGCGCCATGTGGCTCGGCTGGCCGTGGACAACTCCGCCGAGTTGCGCCGTTACCGGCCCGTGGAACTGGTGCGCGAATTCGAACGCTCACTCAGCCGTGAACTGGATTTCACCATCGAGGCGCGCAACGCCGACCGCATTCGCAAGAACCTGCGCAAGCTGGAATGGGTCAAGGTACCGCGGGTGTACTGGTCCTGGACCAGCCCCACCCTGAGCGTGCAGGAACTGATCGAAGGCATCCCCGCACGGCAGCTCGAACGCCTGGAAGCCGCCGGCATGGACCGCCCGCTGATTGCCCGCCGTGGCGCCGCCATCGCCTGGAAAATGGCACTGGAGGACGGCTTCTTCCACGCCGATCCGCATCCAGGCAATTTCCTGATCATGCCCGGCAACCGCATCGGCATGCTCGACTACGGCATGGTCGGCAAACTGTCCCACTCACGCCGCGAGCAGATGGTGCAGATCATGAAATCGGTGGTGCTGCAGGAGCCGGAAGGCTGTGCGGCGGTGCTGGCCTCCTGGTCCGATGGCCAGCCGGTGAAGTATGAAGCGCTGGTGGCCGACGTCGAGGATGTGATCTCGCTTTACTATGGCATCCCGCTGGAAGACCTGGATGTCGGCGCCCTGCTCAACGACATCACCGGCCTGCTGCGCAACCATAATCTGGTCTTGCCGCCGGATATCGCCTTGCTGATCAAGGCGATCATCACGCTGGAAGGCTTCGGGCGCCTGATCCACCCCGGCTTTGACGTGATGAGCGAGGCCGAGCCGCTGATACGCCGCATGCTGCGCCAACGCTACAGCCCGACGCGGCTGGCAAAGAACCTGAGCCTGAAGGCCCTCGACGCGGTAGACCGCCTGTATGCACCGCCAGCGCCCGCCGGCAACCCCGTCAGCGAAGGCAACGGCATCGATCCCCGCCATCTGGAACGGCTGGTGCGGCATATCGAGCGCTCTCAGTATCGACAGGTGCAGGCGATGCTCGTCACAGGCGGTATAATCGCCGGAGCCGTGATGCTCGGTGGGCGCACCCCGCCGACCCTGTGGGACATATCGCTGTTCGGTCTGCTGGTGTTTCTCGGCAGTACCACCTGGGGCGCCTGGCTGATGCTGGTGTCGCGCCGTTACCTGCGCGAATGGGAATGAACCGGCGCATCCGGCGGTCATAACATCCTGAATACTGTGCCGACCGGACGCCAAGGAGTGCCTGAATGAGTCGCCGCCACCTGTCACTGACGAAAACCGTGCTGGTCACCACCGCCGCACTGATCGCTGCCTGCAGCACATCGCCGCTGGGCCGCAACCAGTTCCTGCTGATGCCGGCAGCGGAAATGGACGAAATGGGCGTCGCCGCCTACAACCAGATGAAAAGCGAAACCCCGGTCAGCAAGGACAGCCGCAAGGTCGCCTATGTCCGCTGCATCGCGGACAACATCACCACCAGCCTGGACAGCGACCAGCAATGGGAGGTGAACCTGTTTCAGGACGACAGCGCCAACGCCTTCGCCCTGCCCGGCGGCAAGATCGGCGTCAATACCGGGCTGCTCAAGGTGGCCACCAACCAGCACCAGGTGGCCGCCGTGATGGGCCATGAAGTGGGCCATGTGCTGGCCCAGCACTCCAATGAACGGGTGTCGCTGCAATACGCCACGCAAAGCGGCATGCAGATTCTTGCCGCCATGGCCGGCGAAGCCACCCAGGAAAAACAGATGCTGTTTGGCCTGCTGGGGCTGGGCGCGGAATACGGTATTGCCCTGCCGTTCAGCCGCAAACATGAAAGCGAGGCCGATGTGATCGGCCTGCAGCTGATGGCCCAGGCCGGCTTCGACCCGCGGGAAAGCGTGTCACTGTGGGAGAACATGGCCGCCGCCAGCGGCGGCAGCCCGCCACAGTTCCTGTCCACGCACCCGTCCCATGCCACCCGTATCCGCGACCTGCAGGCGCGCTTGCCGGAGGTGATGCCGTTGTATCAGCAGGCCCAGGCGGCGGGCCGCCGGCCGAACTGCACGCCCTGAGCGCGTGTGCCGGAAACAGAAAGGGGCGCTGCAAGGCGCCCCTTTCGTATCGTGATACCGCTTACTTGTAGTATGCGTTTTCGGTCATGGAGTGGTCCGTCTTGTCGCGGACTGCGGTCAGCTCCGGCAAGCGCTCCTTGAGGGTTTTCTCCACCCCGCTCTTCAGTGTCATGTCCACCGCCGAGCAGCCCTGGCAGCCACCGCCAAATTCCAGGATGGCAACATTGTCATCGGTCAGTTCCAGCAACTGCACATTGCCTCCGTGCGCCGCCAGGCCGGGGTTGATCTCGGAGTACAGCACGTAGTTGATACGCTCTTCCAGCGAGGCATCGTCACTCAGTTCCGGTACCCGGGACTTGGGCGCGCGGAAGGTGAGCTGGCCGCCCATGCTGTCCTTCTTGTAATCAATGACGGCATCTTCCAGGTAGCGCACGCTGCTGCCGTCGATCCAGGCGTGAAAGCCTTCATAATCGATGCGCACATCATTGCCTTCCTGCTCACCTTCGGGGCAGTAGGCCATGCAGCACTCTGCATGCGGCGTACCGGGGCGTTCTACAAAAATACGTACACCAATCCCCGGCGAGCTCTGTTTGGCGAGCAGGTCGCGCAAGTAGTCCTGAGCGGTCGGGGTTACCGTAATCAGCGTTTCTGCCATGAGTCTCTCGGGCTGAGAATTTCCGACTATTTTAGTCAAGTATGCAGCAGCATGCCAGCATCGCTCACGGGCGTGCCTGCAACGGCTCTGCTATGCTTGCCCCCTTTTCCGCCAGGACCACACTGTGCTTGACCGGGACCGCAGCCGCCGCATCCTTGCCCTCGCCCTGCCAATCATGGCTGCCATGGCCAGCCAGAGCCTGTTGAACCTGGTCGATGCAGCCATGGTCGGCAGCCTCGGTGACGCCGCCCTGGCCGCCGTGGGCATCGGTGGCTATGCCAACTTCATGGCCATCAGCCTGGTGCTTGGCCTCGGTGCCGGGGTACAGGCCGTGGTGGCGCGGCGCAAGGGCGAAGACGCCAGCGACGTGTATGCCGTCCCGCTGAACGCCGGCCTGCTGCTGGGCCTGGGCATTTCGATACCGATCCTGCTGTTTTTCCTGCTGTTTGCCGGTGATCTCGTCAACTTTCTCAACACTGATCAGGCCGTGCGCGAGCTGGCGGAACCCTATCTGCTGGCGCGCATCGGCGGTGTCTTTGCGGTGGCAATGAATTTCAGCTATCGCGGCTACTGGAACGGCATCAATCGCTCCGGCGTCTACCTGCGCACCCTGGTCACGGTGCATGTCGTCAACGTGATCCTCAGCTACGGGCTGATCTACGGCGCTTTCGGCCTGCCGGAACTGGGCAGCACCGGCGCCGGCATTGGCACCACCGTGGCGCTGTACGCCGGCAGCCTGCTGTACCTGCTCCAGACCTGGCGCGAAGGCCGTGTGCACGGCTTCATGCGCGCGTTGCCGACACGGGCGACGCTGGCCAGCATCCTGCGCATTTCGGCGCCGAACTCGTTGCAGCAAT is from Isoalcanivorax pacificus W11-5 and encodes:
- a CDS encoding M48 family metallopeptidase, which codes for MSRRHLSLTKTVLVTTAALIAACSTSPLGRNQFLLMPAAEMDEMGVAAYNQMKSETPVSKDSRKVAYVRCIADNITTSLDSDQQWEVNLFQDDSANAFALPGGKIGVNTGLLKVATNQHQVAAVMGHEVGHVLAQHSNERVSLQYATQSGMQILAAMAGEATQEKQMLFGLLGLGAEYGIALPFSRKHESEADVIGLQLMAQAGFDPRESVSLWENMAAASGGSPPQFLSTHPSHATRIRDLQARLPEVMPLYQQAQAAGRRPNCTP
- a CDS encoding ABC1 kinase family protein, which translates into the protein MPHDDDKGVFPLGLLDTGKDLRRANTLATILLKYGFGDVIRRLGLAAPLEQAGKLVRTSIDRDLLTMPPPQRLRCALEEMGPTFVKLGQILATRVDMFPREWIDEFERLQDNTPALPFEQLLPMVEQALGKPVTKVFRNIDPVPLGVASIGQVHRATTLRGEQVVLKIQKPDIRAKIDSDLRLLRHVARLAVDNSAELRRYRPVELVREFERSLSRELDFTIEARNADRIRKNLRKLEWVKVPRVYWSWTSPTLSVQELIEGIPARQLERLEAAGMDRPLIARRGAAIAWKMALEDGFFHADPHPGNFLIMPGNRIGMLDYGMVGKLSHSRREQMVQIMKSVVLQEPEGCAAVLASWSDGQPVKYEALVADVEDVISLYYGIPLEDLDVGALLNDITGLLRNHNLVLPPDIALLIKAIITLEGFGRLIHPGFDVMSEAEPLIRRMLRQRYSPTRLAKNLSLKALDAVDRLYAPPAPAGNPVSEGNGIDPRHLERLVRHIERSQYRQVQAMLVTGGIIAGAVMLGGRTPPTLWDISLFGLLVFLGSTTWGAWLMLVSRRYLREWE
- the nfuA gene encoding Fe-S biogenesis protein NfuA — its product is MAETLITVTPTAQDYLRDLLAKQSSPGIGVRIFVERPGTPHAECCMAYCPEGEQEGNDVRIDYEGFHAWIDGSSVRYLEDAVIDYKKDSMGGQLTFRAPKSRVPELSDDASLEERINYVLYSEINPGLAAHGGNVQLLELTDDNVAILEFGGGCQGCSAVDMTLKSGVEKTLKERLPELTAVRDKTDHSMTENAYYK
- a CDS encoding MATE family efflux transporter, with product MLDRDRSRRILALALPIMAAMASQSLLNLVDAAMVGSLGDAALAAVGIGGYANFMAISLVLGLGAGVQAVVARRKGEDASDVYAVPLNAGLLLGLGISIPILLFFLLFAGDLVNFLNTDQAVRELAEPYLLARIGGVFAVAMNFSYRGYWNGINRSGVYLRTLVTVHVVNVILSYGLIYGAFGLPELGSTGAGIGTTVALYAGSLLYLLQTWREGRVHGFMRALPTRATLASILRISAPNSLQQLLFSAGLTVLFWIIGRIGTAEVAVSHVLITLVLFLILPAIGLGLSATSLVGQALGRRDAEDAYRWGWDVTRIATLLLGLMAMPMWLVPDLILGVFLHDPALIELGRLPLMITGVAICLDGIAIVFTQALLGAGAARSVMLVTLCVQWFFFLPLAYIIGPVLGAGLLGVWILQAGQRLLTSTLLGWLWVRRRWASIEL